In Nematostella vectensis chromosome 3, jaNemVect1.1, whole genome shotgun sequence, the genomic window TTCTCGTCAAGGCAAACATGCACCAAGGGGACGCAAGACTTATCATTCCAGGTGTACAGTGTTGTTCCATTGCTCTCTGCGCCATCCTCAGAGCGTCCGGCAAAAGTCCTTTGCTCTGGACGCCTGAGGACATGGACAACATCATTCTCACCGGGGATAAAAGACACAGGGAGACTCAAGAGAAGATGGCATTGAAAGTAGTATTGATTCCCTAAACGAGTATGACATGTTCATCGTTCGGTATCTACTTTATACAATAGCCTTATTTAAGACATCTCAAACCTGGTTGTTGTTTGATTCGCATAATCGAGACCAGAATGGATTTAGACATCCTAACGGGAAGGCCGTTCTTCTCGAGTTCAAGACCCTACGAAGTGTTGGCTGTTACATCAGGCGATTCGTGAGCTGCAACGGCTTAAGCGAAGAGACGTGTCCACGCCCTCTAGATGATTCGCAATTGAGCTATGAGCTGGCCGGCATTAAGGTAGCAGTACTGAGCTGAGCTAGGGTACTTTGCACGTGACATTGATAATGCATTGCTGGCGATTCTTTGCTTACTCGGACtaagaatttaaaaatattgtataTTTTGTGTATAGCGAATAAAGTACGTTTAATATCATCTGTTTCTTCCTTTTTACTCCCTCTGCGAAAAACGGGAGGCTCACTGGTTAACAAAAGGGTAACTTTTCGCATTTTATtgcatcccctccccctgttttTGAAACCAATAATTCGTTCAATCAAAATTACTCAGAAGTCTTGACTCAGAAATCTCGTCCCCAGAGTCCTTCTTATTTCTATGCATGCGTTGCCAATGCTGCCATGCGTTGGCTAGGGACGAGATTGCCGCTGATGTGGCAAGGCCGTGCAAGTCCTGCAATGGAAGCTCCATCAAGGTCTTTGGGACTTgctcaaatgtttttttttttatttgcttgaaATGTTTGCTTGTTCGTCGAACTGTTTGTAAGCACATTAGCCCGCCGGCACTTCTCACAGAACTTTTAGAGGGGCTTCCTGTGTTCTGTACTAGATACCTATTTCAGAAAAGGTTGTCattgcaaatggcaaatggcaaatggtaaatgggTTATGGGTACTAAATATTCGTAAAataaaaggtgttaaataaagtccagcaatgtcagagccaagcattggtaacctttcatagataattgttttgatttatccatattcttcgagacgcatggttactttcggtcgtagaactgccatttgccaatcgccatttgcactgacaacctttattattgaaataggtgtatatcatTTAGGCAATTCCGGAAGCGGAGCCCAACATATCACTGGTTGTTCGTATCTATAAAGTACAGCCCTTGACTGACAGTTATGAAAGAGCCGCAGTTATTTATACATCTTGtgaaactaccacaactatgatttattttaaaattgttgcCTTGCTTGCAGGGAAAATGCCAAATTGCACAATTTACATCAAGTAAAatttaacaacaaaaaatagttaataatataaaaatatacatgCACAAATTCctcgattctgattggctgagagcAGTGCAGTGCAGTTCTTATTCAATGCAAAAACTTGCATTTTACGTTTGCCGTAAAATCAATTTCAAATAATTTAATGtgtcattaatttatttttctcacATGATGGATGATACAGGATTTTCTCTGTTATTTACATAGTAGACCAAGTTTAAATCCAATTTAAATTCGTAGTTATGAAAGTTATCAGATGCCCGGGTTTTTAGAATGCTGTCGCCTGTTTAGGTCACATTCCTTTTCGCAAAATCGCCCCGTTTTCCATGTTCGTATTTGTGTATTTTCTCAGTGTTTTTTTCTCGATCACCGTGTcgatttgggtttcctgtggaacaAACCGCCGCCAACTTGAAAACGAATTCTCACGTCGCCTCCCCCCATCATCAATTAGTAGTCTATACGTTGGACGgactctgtctgtctgtggaAACACTATTTTTGGGCTACCTTTGGCAGTCCGCGATACAAGGCGGCCATGTGGATTTTTCGCACTTGCCCTGTGCACAGTCCTCCCAGGATCTGAGCGAGTACGGGTGAAAGGCTGGAtgatgggcttcctgtggtgagcTTTAAACGGCTTTTCATATGTATTTAAAATATCGCTTCTAAACTGTATTTTTTGCATAAATCCGGCTTATGGAAAATGTGCGAACTGCCCCACACAAATCTAAAAGAATATAGATTTAACCCTTGCAATTGACCAAGCAATCTATGAGCACGAGCACTTCACTTCTTCACGAGAACTTCTAGTATAATATTTATAAGCTTTGGCTTTGTAGAATGTTTGTTTTGCATACGCGCGTAGCCTGCATAGCAAGCGTTCCCGTGTGTTTTGAGCGCAAAGAAACCCCCCAGAAACCGACGAGAGTTCGACGAGCGAAATTTTGACCTCGCGAAAAatggggcgagcgcaaaaaacgaaggagggggaggggaggggaggggagaggaaaGAACTTTTCGCCGATTTCCTCTGTTTGTCTGGGTTTCCTTTCGCTCAAAACACACTACGCAGGCTAGTACGCGCGTCCCCACTTTCGCGCCATTCAATATTCGACCAATCGGACGCTATGCGAAATGACAGGCATTCCGTATGTGTCTATGGTCTACCTGTGGTCCCACAATGTTATCCAATCTTTTCCCAAGTGGCCGTGCGAGCATTGTCAGTGAAAGCGGAAACAGAACTTGAAGGAAGTAATGGAAAATGAGTGGATGCAGTCACGCCAAACCTACTAAGACTTCATCCCCAGACATGGCGATCGCGTAGAAAAGCTCTGACATTATCTGTATGAAACACTCTTTCCGATGAAGGATGGACCACAACACCCAAAGACCCCGATTCGCGGTAGATTTACTCTCCAAGTCGGGTCACGAAGCGATACTCACGCAGAATGAGCAAGAAATCAAGCTTTTGGAACACATTCGCCAGTACATGGGGAAACGTATAAAAGCCGAACTCGAATATGCTTCCGCACTCTCAAAAATTAACTCTACTGCCTCACAATTTCTCGCCGAGGGAACGAGTGAAAGTGACATTCGAAAGGTGAGATTAAAAGCGTTTACCGATGACGTTTAGGCGTTGGGCTCTTTGATTTTACTCTAGAATTCTGCGTTGATTCGCCTGACAAGCTCTTGTTTGATTATTTCGCCTTCAGTTGGGCGTAGCTTACCCTAAATATGTTGAAACATGATGGGAAATGACACTCTTCTTAAAACCACTAGTTGCGCCTTTTCATTGAAGAAAACCTCTCGACTCAGAAGTCCTTAGATTTCAACGAGAATCATAATAATCTCTTCATATTGCTTCACGGTCGGTCGCCTTGCAATCAATTCAGGCTATATCTTGTTTTCAATTAAAATAGAAACATGTATATTTTTAACGTATATTTTGGGATTATGGGGCTTTCCGACCTACTCCATTGAATTATATTACAACCGATTTGTATGTTGAATGGAGAGCGACCTCCTGTCATCGGCGAACAATTTGTTCGCTGGCAATGCACTTCAGTGATGTTGACATGCCTTATGGCTTCTTTCAAATTTTGTGAAGCACACCTTCAGGGTAAACATGTATTTTCCTACACAAGAAAGTGTTATCGAAATTTAAATAGCAATTTATACAGCTGGATATCTGTTGGTGAATTGTCTTCAGATTTACTTATTTCAGCTAAGTTTCCTTGAAAATCAGAGGTTAATTAGGCAATATGTATGTACAGTACCGCTCTCGAACATGTGGACATATGTTCGCGAAattgttcgcgaaattcgcgaacaacgTTCGCGAACAGCTGATGTTCGCGAACAGCTGATGTTCGCGAACAcagtgttcgcgaacagaCCAGGGCAAACCGTTTAACAAACGGGAACTCGTAACGTGTAACCGAAGACTTACTGATACTCACTTATACATGCAGGAGTTCTGCAAGCGATTCTAATAAATTGTTCGTGTAAAAGTCAGCTGAGAGCTATGGTTATCATAAAAATCAGAAACAACAAATTCAGTTATAGTCTGATATGCCTCGAGTTCAATTATTTGTAGACGATCAAGACAAGACACTTTCAAGTTTGAGAAATAAAGACAATAAAGATGGCGGATGAAAGCCAAAGCATGCGAAGGATTCAATCGTGGATTTACGAGGGCAGACACAGGCAAAAAAGTTAGTTTATTCTCAAAAGCTTGCCCCAAAGAGGGAAGGAAtgtcgatcgcttgatattcttcgaagattgtcgaatgtTTCGCGAACAGTGTCCCTATGTTCGTGAGCGGTACTGTACGTGTAATTTACTGTATACTACTGTTGAGAGCGCATCATGATATCATCTCTTTATTTCAAAGCTTTCCCTTTAAAAAACCCTGAAATTCAAACATCCTGTCATAGCAGCTGTCATACAGTTGCAGCAGGATCTTTTTCCaggaaataaaatgttttggaATTAAATGTGTAAGCTTACTTACTGTATTTATCACTTAAGGTGGTTGTTACATGAGGTAATCTTTCCTATGACTTGCAATGCAACAATGACCAAAAATAATATTGCACGGTGAAACACACTCACAGTATTTTTTCAACTTGCCATGTGTCTGCATTAAAATTATGATTTACAGTAGTCTCTTCATTGTATTAAAGACATGAAATTGTCTGCTGATTGGTAAATTTCCTGAAATTGTATTGGAAGCTGCATTGGAAGTTGTAGAAACATGATACATAGGACAATATTTCTCGCAATGTTGAGAAAAGTATATAAGCCAATTCTACTTCTGCAGTGTAACAAAATTTGTAACATGGCCAATAGAAGGCCCTTATAGTGCAGTGTCATCGTGCAGTACTGATTTGCTCTTCTTCTTTCTGAATTCAGGTTGTTGCAAGGTAGCTAATAcacttattttatcttttccaGGCATGGTCTGTGTACATATCAGAATCAGAGGCCAAGTCAAGGCTAGTCTCACAATTTTCAAATCAAGTTTCTTCAATTACTTTTCCTAAATTAGAGCAATTAATACAGGACAAGAAAAATTTATTACGAAAGTATCGAACTGAAAGATTTCGTGTGGACAGTGAATACAAACAAGAATCTGACGAGATTGACAGATTGCGAAGGACTTATAGAGATAATGCCAAAGATGCTGAAAATGCCCAGAAACGTTATGAAGAAGTTATAACTAAAGATAAAATGAATGCCAAAGAATGGGACAAATCAAAggacaagtttattaaaatggCACTTAAATTGCACCAAAATCACAATGACTATGTACTCTCACTAGTATCTGCAAATTGCCATCAGGAGTTCTATCATAATAGTGTTGTTCCTACAATGCTGGAGCATTTGCAAGAGCTGCAGGAGTCTTACATTAACGAGTGGTATGTACTGTGATAAAGATAATGGGTGAAGACTATTACACAACTTTTTATCAGAATTTtagtattttcattttttacttTGTACTCTAACAATAAAGGCTGACATTCCTGCAACACTAACAGTAAAAATATCTGTAACATTATTGATAAATTTCTGTTTGACAGGAAAGAAATTCTTCAGGAGATACTCAATTTCACTGACTGTTGTAGAGAGGAGTTTGTGACTTCTTCCATAAAAGTACATGAGTCCATAGGGGCTGTCACAAAAGAGCATGAATATGTAGACTTCATCCAAGCTAACAAGTAAGAATGAATACAGTTATAGAGTTATGAATTGAAATGGCAGATtagctaaataaataaatgaaagatGGGCAAGTGGTAAATATTATTTGACTCCcaaaagacacaaaaaatCTAATGTATCCCTCTATTCTCTGGttgttttgttataaaaaCCCAGCATAGGGTTTTTTATAGAGGCATGCACTCAAAATGCCTTTGACAGCTCAAAAAAGGGGCATTTAAACCCTCCTCCTGATCTTCTATTGAATTAATTGACCCTATATATTGAGCCTGATGCTGTTCTGAAGAGTGAGCAAGCAGCGAGAATAGGGTCACACAAGAGGGATATTTCATAGTTCTGACCCTTCCATGAGTGAGAGGAGGTGTAGCTGTTCCCTTATTGTTTGCAAAATAGTTTCAATCCAACCTTCATTTGGCCAAAACACCACCATTATTTTGAAACAGTGACCCCAGATCCCATGGAAGGGTCCAGGAGTTCTGGATATTTGGCTGGATCCATTCCTTCTCACCAGTAATACAGTAGCTGGCTACTAGATACAAAAAACTTGATATCCTgatatatttctttttgttgttCTTTACACAGAAAATCATCACCAGTGTGCCCTTTTCTCTTCGAGCCAACGCTACTGGAAAATACATCCACCAACCTTAAAGCTAATAAGCTTATGGTGAATGACTTAACTGGGGAGAAGTTACAACACAAGTATGTTCCGTAGTACCTTTTGTGCTAAAATGATCTGATGTATTCTTTAAATAGTACTTTGGTGCACCTGTACATTATCTTGCTTTGTTTCTTGTTATTTACCACACTTATCACATAAATTGCCTTGAGCCAACTTCACTTAGAATGTCTACCTACCCTACGTAATGTGTCCTCATCTTTAAAAACTGGATTTCATGAGATTTCTCCAGCTCTCCCCCTAAAGATGATCGATAAGATGACCcctctaaaaataaaaaaaagattcatTAAAACATTCCCCAGTTACACTATTATCATGTGCTGAGGAGCATCATTGAAGGAGCAATTTCGATTAAATTGGAATAGTTGGGCATTCTAAATATGATTTAAAGGCACCCATATTCGGTAAATACTTCCTAGTTTCATTCATTTGATGGAGACAtcatctcatttttttttctcatttctttttctcaaCCTTAGCATTTTTCTTCTAGGAATACATTGTTGACACAAGAACTCCAAATAATTGACCAACAACTGGAGCACAAGGTATTTATTATGccttttttgctttaaaaaaagactTATATGTCATTATCCTCCCTTTTGTATTTTGCAGATAAGAGATTTAAAAATAGAGAAAGACAACCTTGAAACTGCAAAGAGTGATGGCAGAGAAACTCTATGGTAAGACATATTCTatcaaaaatattgaaattacCAGAAATATTGAGTGAAACtgcaggcccatacccaggatttttcttgtgGGGTGCCAAATCCAAAAaaatggacctaatttttctgggggagggggggagtgagttctctgataaaaatttgaccacccaaaaaaacattttttatgcctATCTCCAGTATCTGATGTTTATTTTCGGATTTGGCTAAAATACAAATCTGTCTTATGGattaatgacataccagagtgatctatgtagcttatgctttatagttctgtctacaaatagcacgtctattgagaaccgaaagatgactttcggccgttgtgtgtgtgtgtgtgtgggaggggggggatgttcgcaccccctgtgtacgggCCTAAACTAATTGACTGCTTTTATGTGTACCAGTATACTTCCACGAGAGGTTACAGTTGCAGTGTTGGAATGGCAGCTAGAAGAACTACAGTGTAGTAAGCTAAAGCttgaggtacagtacatgttttattttatccaCTGTAAAAGCCCTACAAACCTAAGAAACAGGTATGGGAAGTTATGTCAAGGTATATGTAATGCACTTGCATACTTTCATAAGCTTCCACCAATCAACAACAGCAGTAAAGATGGTAGAGAACAGTTGGGCTAAAACAatacatatgtttttttttctgttgcaTTTCACCACAAAGTGGTTTCGTTTGTCTTTCAACCACCTAAAATTTGCTCTTGTACTGTAATCCTGGCAGACCAAGGTCAGGGATGTAACACTGTGCCTTGCCCTTTTTATTGTGAGTTTAAAATGTAGATAAAACCATTGAAACGATTTAGAAATTGACTCCATTTGCTACATACAGTAGCATGCTGGAGACTAAATTTACATATGTTAGCAGAAACTACATAAATTTATTTGGAGAAAGAAGCATTTTCATGAAACCACAAAGCAGATGTCTTTTTACTGCTCactgtatttttatttcagagGAAAATTTCCACTGTGAAAGAAGTGCTTGACAGCCTGGGAAATGATCCTCCCCCAAAGTTCTATGATTTGATAAGTCCGCCAGTTTCTTTATCAGGGGTAAGATGAGTTAAAAGGACCTCACCCCCATGTGTGTGCCCGTTACATCTCTCAGTGACATGCCTCTCTCTCTCCTCGTAGAAGTGACCAGTATGGATGTGGCTGTGTCTTCCCGTTTTCCTAATGTCTCTGTATTGTTGCCCTTCTCCAATATTTTAAGGCTGAAGTAAACCTACTGTATATCTTTGTCTCTTTTGTAGGACGATAACACTAAGAACTATGCCCTGTTCTCCCAAAAAttcgcccctcccccccccccccttgaacAAGGCGCTCTCTCTTATTAAGCCAtttccctccccccaaagGAGAAAAAGATGTCACATTAACAAAAGTTTCCAAGAATGTTAGTTAGATTGAATGTGCAGTACAGACTTTTGAAAtcagattttgaaataaatttaCCCTTCCCTATAAAGCCCTCGGCTCCCCATATTGAGGCTAAAAAAGAAGTCCCCGGTAGCATATGAGAGCTTTTactgtattgttatttcaaGTAATCTGAACAGTATCTCTATAATAGTCTTTACCCGTATCTTTTTTAAAGGACTATAGCACTAAGGATTACGGTCCTTCTGAGACTCGCCGCAGTACTCGCATACCCAGGATATCCGTTGCCAATCTCTTCCACAAGCGGATCAAAAAGAAGTCCTCCAGCGACAGTGATAATAAAAGTGATTTGGACGGACATGacgaagatgaagatgaagatagTGTTGGCGATTATGTTGAGGTGGGTGTTTAATTATGTCAAAATACCGAGCTTAAGAACAACAATGTACTGTAGAACACAAGATACGTCGCACCAGCTTTGTGTTCTTTAGAATCAAACATTTAGATTTTGGCTTcatttcataatttttttatacaagGGATAAATTATGAACATGATAGATTTATCAAATTTCCCATAGCTGTCCGTGGTATATACTACACCAAAATATTCGTCATCAAATGAGTCATGTGGCTAATAGGCGGCTAGCACTAAGAAATTATGTGACGTTTTGGGTGTGGCATCTCGCGCATGccccatcattaccaccaacaacaaaaacttattcagcgcttacgaatcagATGGAAATTTCTTTGTCAGAAAGAGCTTATTTCCATTGAAAGAtttcatttgaaaaatatCTTTTCATCGCTCTCTGGCGTCACCTGCACAGCTATttttaattaataaattaatttatttatttgcttttttttatttgttaatgcattcatttatttatttggcttgaatttgcaaCTCAAAAACTCGCATTTTTGATAGAGAGACCCCTGGTAGCAGGGGGTAATCTTTAATGTCGGTTTGCAGTTTTTATTCTTGTTGATGGACACTTCAGGAACTGAGCCTACCTTGAGCCCATCTGCTTTTTCAGCTTTTCTAATCGACCCAAAAAAATCCCATGGTTATTTCACAGCCGCCTGAAGACATCCCGTTACAAGACGAGCCCTGGTTCCACGGCATAATTCAACGAAAGGATGTGGACAAGCGACTCAAGTCTGATGGCGAGTACCTGGTACGTGAGAGCGCTACAAAGCCCGGCCAGTTTGTCCTGTCAGCGCGCAGTGATGGCGCGCTCAGGCACTTCATCATACAGACGATGGAAGACGTAAGTTTTTGAATGAAATTCGGTGAATTTAACGTTTAGATAACTTAGAGAGTCTAAGAAGCTTGCTTTCGACCCTTGTTTTGGAGTATTAATTGTatctttacaataaaaaacatggTATATGGAAGTATTGTTAGtcaggaaaaaataaatgcttcGTGTCAGATACCCATTTAGAAAGAACGTCAAGAAAGTCGGTTGAAAAATACATGTGTGAACAATGGAAGCTACTTATGGTGGTAATCCAATTTGTTTATCTGTGTTATAGATAGAGTGTGAGGAAAGTTTGGTTGTCGGCAATTTATTGTCGACACTTTATCGAAATTaaaagacataaaaaaaatagtagatacactttttttttttataaaaacctttttttataataacgtCCAGCCGGACACAAAGAACGGCTTCAAGAGACTAGTCCAGCTACCCTGGTTACCAGACATCctgaggctctggtaccctgGGTATAGTCCAGCCTCAGATTTTACCAAATTCTGTGAACATGCTAAGAGCATGTCAAGGCTcaagcaaaatattgttttgttattgtgATGCGTTCTAAAGTGCAGAATaaaattgtgttcataataaATTAACAACCTTAGATATCATTGTTATTGATCATTGTGTAATTTCCTCTCTAATACTTACTACTATTATGTTTCTGTATATACCAAAAATTAAGAACAGCATTAAAAGGCTAAAAAACGACGTGCCAGGTCTGAACTAAAATTtgacattcttataaaaaaagggagAGTACTTATTCAATTTGACAGGTATTCAGATAGCTAGGGTGACACAATACCAAGAAGGCTTTCACAGGTAGCGACGCTGAGGCAATTCTAAGAGAAAAGAGGTAGGTATTTATCATTGGAGGGGAGATAGATAGTCTATCTAGTTAAAGCATGGGGGGATATAGAACGGTAGAAATGGGTTTTGCATCGTTAAATAACCTCGCATGTTTTGTATTTGTATTCACTAGAATCACGGAAATTTATCCATCCAAAAATTAAAACGGCTCTATTTGATTGCTAAAGCATAGAATAGTCTATAGATAATACTTTTCTCAAATATatagatattttattattaaaataaagtcAAAACAACAGTGTCGGCTACAGGGTATTTAAACATCACTGGTTTTCCTATTAGGGCTTTGTACGTTTCGAAGAGCAAGCGTTCCCGTGTATCCGAGAGCTACTCAAATACCATATAACCCATCATATCCCCGTCACTAAAAAGTCTAATGCGATGATCAGTACACCCGTCCAGCGCCCACCTAAGGACAAGTGGGAGATTAGCCACAGTATTGTTGAGATTGAGAGCAAACTTGGGCATGGTCACTTTGGGGATGTGATGAGGGGATACCTGAAGCCGTCACATCTCCCTGTCGCCGTCAAATCATGCAAGGAGGACGTATCTGAAGTGGTTAAGAAGAAGTTCTTGGCGGAGGCTGAAATACTCAAGCAGTATGATCATCCAAACATTGTCAGGCTCATCGGCGTGTGTGCCGAGAGGGAGCCCGTGTATATAGGTGAGATAATCTTCTTATTAGTAGTTCGCACAGAGGGAGCCCGTGTATATAAGGAAGATAATCGACTTATCAGTGAGTGTGTATAGGCATGTGAAATAGGAAAGGTACAGTCAGTGGAAATTATGACCGCCTGTGCATCAACCCAAATGCATGCATGTGAATATTTGGGTTTTGGTGGGAAACATTAAGCCAAAATGATAATTGATTCAGCTAAAGACAATCATCTCTCGGTGCTGGTGGAAAAATGGGTAAGGTAATCTAGCATATTGTCGCATGCGCACAGAGGGAGAACGTGCGAATACCTAAGCAGTATGTCATCGAAACATCGTCATACCGATGGGCGGGTCGGGCCTCAGGGCCATAGCCAGAAAATTAAATTCATATATTTTAAAAGAGGGAGGGGAGGCGGGCAACCCTCGGCCATTCCTTGTATTTATTGGGAGGTTGGCGCCATTTTCTTTCATATGTTCTTTGTCTTGTTAAATTCCGCCTCTACTGGCGGGAAAGAAGACGCTGCCCTCGTGATACATACGCCTTTGCGTGTGCAGAGAGAGGGAGGTGATATTCCTAAGCCGTTTGGTCAGGCAAATATCGTCGCGCACAAACTCCCATATTCTTATACCACTCAATCACCTTTTATCTCAGTTATGGAGCTGATGCTCGGCGGGGACTTTCTGACATACCTACGAAAACACCTAGGGAAGATCCAGGTCCCAAGACTGGTCAAGTTCAGTATTCACGCGGCAGCGGGTATGGAATACCTTGCTAGCAAGAACTGTATCCACCGCGATCTAGCCGCTAGGAACTGCCTGATCGGTGAAGACGATGTGCTGAAGATATCTGACTTTGGCATGTCCAGGGAGGTTTACGACGAAGGTCAGTGGAATATTTggt contains:
- the LOC5519990 gene encoding tyrosine-protein kinase Fer isoform X2; translation: MKAKACEGFNRGFTRADTGKKAWSVYISESEAKSRLVSQFSNQVSSITFPKLEQLIQDKKNLLRKYRTERFRVDSEYKQESDEIDRLRRTYRDNAKDAENAQKRYEEVITKDKMNAKEWDKSKDKFIKMALKLHQNHNDYVLSLVSANCHQEFYHNSVVPTMLEHLQELQESYINEWKEILQEILNFTDCCREEFVTSSIKVHESIGAVTKEHEYVDFIQANKKSSPVCPFLFEPTLLENTSTNLKANKLMVNDLTGEKLQHKNTLLTQELQIIDQQLEHKIRDLKIEKDNLETAKSDGRETLCILPREVTVAVLEWQLEELQCSKLKLERKISTVKEVLDSLGNDPPPKFYDLISPPVSLSGDYSTKDYGPSETRRSTRIPRISVANLFHKRIKKKSSSDSDNKSDLDGHDEDEDEDSVGDYVEPPEDIPLQDEPWFHGIIQRKDVDKRLKSDGEYLVRESATKPGQFVLSARSDGALRHFIIQTMEDGFVRFEEQAFPCIRELLKYHITHHIPVTKKSNAMISTPVQRPPKDKWEISHSIVEIESKLGHGHFGDVMRGYLKPSHLPVAVKSCKEDVSEVVKKKFLAEAEILKQYDHPNIVRLIGVCAEREPVYIVMELMLGGDFLTYLRKHLGKIQVPRLVKFSIHAAAGMEYLASKNCIHRDLAARNCLIGEDDVLKISDFGMSREVYDEGLYEASNMREIPVKWTAPEALNYAQYTTLSDIWSFGVLLWETFSFGNTPYPGLNNKETRDKVEQGYRMPPPMGTPPTIYQIMKDCWNIDPEARPKFDELLRRLKQVKEQVGASLP
- the LOC5519990 gene encoding tyrosine-protein kinase Fer isoform X1, whose product is MDHNTQRPRFAVDLLSKSGHEAILTQNEQEIKLLEHIRQYMGKRIKAELEYASALSKINSTASQFLAEGTSESDIRKAWSVYISESEAKSRLVSQFSNQVSSITFPKLEQLIQDKKNLLRKYRTERFRVDSEYKQESDEIDRLRRTYRDNAKDAENAQKRYEEVITKDKMNAKEWDKSKDKFIKMALKLHQNHNDYVLSLVSANCHQEFYHNSVVPTMLEHLQELQESYINEWKEILQEILNFTDCCREEFVTSSIKVHESIGAVTKEHEYVDFIQANKKSSPVCPFLFEPTLLENTSTNLKANKLMVNDLTGEKLQHKNTLLTQELQIIDQQLEHKIRDLKIEKDNLETAKSDGRETLCILPREVTVAVLEWQLEELQCSKLKLERKISTVKEVLDSLGNDPPPKFYDLISPPVSLSGDYSTKDYGPSETRRSTRIPRISVANLFHKRIKKKSSSDSDNKSDLDGHDEDEDEDSVGDYVEPPEDIPLQDEPWFHGIIQRKDVDKRLKSDGEYLVRESATKPGQFVLSARSDGALRHFIIQTMEDGFVRFEEQAFPCIRELLKYHITHHIPVTKKSNAMISTPVQRPPKDKWEISHSIVEIESKLGHGHFGDVMRGYLKPSHLPVAVKSCKEDVSEVVKKKFLAEAEILKQYDHPNIVRLIGVCAEREPVYIVMELMLGGDFLTYLRKHLGKIQVPRLVKFSIHAAAGMEYLASKNCIHRDLAARNCLIGEDDVLKISDFGMSREVYDEGLYEASNMREIPVKWTAPEALNYAQYTTLSDIWSFGVLLWETFSFGNTPYPGLNNKETRDKVEQGYRMPPPMGTPPTIYQIMKDCWNIDPEARPKFDELLRRLKQVKEQVGASLP